A genomic region of Fodinisporobacter ferrooxydans contains the following coding sequences:
- a CDS encoding M20 family metallopeptidase produces the protein MNELLTLLDGWKTQIIEDIQTIVELESPSGDVAALQTVADFIRMRCVEAGASVDILKNPNPDLADHLLATWKTDTKNARPPGACKRILLLGHFDTVHAKGTFQKPFRTDGDYAYGPGIFDMKTGIVMAIYAWKAIQALQLPMQAEIVGVFTTDEETGSATSRGYIEDIARTCEAVLVLEPSAGGKVKTSRKGVGNYQVCTYGQAAHAGLDHQNGKNAIVELAHHMIHLQNLTDYEKGTTISVGIVEGGTRSNVVPDFAKAIIDVRAVSMAEAQRIDEEVRQMTPVIPGAKIEVSGGINRPPLERTDDVARLFELARTAGQELGMQIEEIGVGGGSDGNFTAALGIPTLDGLGAVGDGAHTLHEHIRLSALPERIALLVKLLQKISE, from the coding sequence ATGAATGAATTGTTAACACTTTTAGACGGATGGAAAACGCAAATCATCGAAGATATTCAAACCATTGTCGAATTGGAGTCGCCTTCCGGAGATGTTGCAGCGCTTCAGACTGTAGCCGATTTTATCCGCATGCGCTGTGTCGAGGCGGGGGCAAGTGTGGATATTTTAAAAAATCCCAATCCGGATCTGGCGGATCATCTGTTGGCAACATGGAAAACGGATACGAAGAATGCAAGACCGCCGGGGGCTTGCAAACGGATCCTCTTGCTCGGGCATTTTGATACTGTTCATGCCAAGGGCACATTTCAAAAGCCATTCCGGACAGATGGAGATTATGCCTATGGCCCCGGCATTTTTGATATGAAAACGGGAATTGTCATGGCAATCTATGCATGGAAAGCCATTCAGGCATTGCAGCTTCCGATGCAGGCAGAGATCGTCGGGGTATTTACAACAGATGAAGAAACGGGCAGCGCAACGTCCAGAGGATACATCGAAGACATTGCCCGCACATGTGAAGCCGTACTTGTATTGGAACCGTCAGCAGGCGGTAAAGTGAAGACGTCCCGCAAAGGAGTCGGCAATTATCAAGTGTGTACATATGGGCAGGCGGCACATGCCGGTCTCGATCATCAAAACGGGAAAAATGCCATCGTTGAGCTGGCACACCACATGATTCACTTGCAGAATCTGACGGATTACGAAAAGGGAACGACGATAAGCGTCGGGATTGTAGAAGGCGGCACTCGTTCCAATGTGGTCCCTGATTTTGCAAAAGCGATCATTGATGTCCGGGCAGTGTCGATGGCGGAAGCGCAACGGATCGATGAGGAAGTCAGACAGATGACCCCTGTGATTCCAGGTGCAAAAATCGAAGTAAGCGGTGGAATCAATCGGCCGCCCCTGGAACGGACAGATGATGTGGCACGCTTATTTGAACTTGCGCGAACGGCAGGACAAGAATTAGGGATGCAAATCGAGGAAATCGGAGTTGGCGGAGGCAGTGACGGCAATTTTACGGCAGCCCTTGGGATTCCTACATTAGATGGGCTGGGAGCTGTCGGAGATGGTGCACATACGCTGCATGAACATATTCGACTGTCTGCGCTTCCGGAGCGAATCGCGTTGCTTGTGAAGCTTTTGCAGAAAATTTCGGAATAA
- the modB gene encoding molybdate ABC transporter permease subunit, translating to MQTILTRDFLAPVLLTLRVSITASVIVFFLGFAAAWWMVQKKFPGKVFLETLFMLPMVLAPTVVGFLLLVVLGKRGWIGIWIERLFKQTILFTWWAAVIAAVVVSFPIVYQTMKTGLAAIDDELVAAARSIGANEWQLFRYVIVPLSFRTMLTAYIVGFVRSLGEFGATLMIAGNIPGKTQTVSTAIYLAIDTENMTLAWYLVGTMIVFSFLFLLIVNRKSNATIG from the coding sequence ATGCAGACGATATTGACGCGGGATTTTCTTGCACCTGTTTTGCTGACATTAAGAGTTTCAATCACGGCAAGTGTGATCGTTTTTTTCCTTGGTTTTGCCGCCGCATGGTGGATGGTGCAAAAAAAATTTCCTGGCAAGGTATTCCTTGAAACCTTATTTATGCTGCCGATGGTGCTTGCACCAACGGTAGTCGGGTTTCTTTTGCTTGTCGTATTGGGGAAACGTGGTTGGATTGGCATATGGATCGAACGTTTGTTCAAGCAGACGATCCTCTTTACATGGTGGGCGGCTGTGATTGCGGCAGTTGTCGTTTCGTTTCCCATTGTCTATCAGACGATGAAAACAGGTCTTGCAGCAATCGACGATGAACTTGTGGCAGCCGCCCGTTCCATTGGCGCGAATGAATGGCAATTGTTCCGGTATGTGATTGTGCCTCTCTCGTTTCGCACCATGCTTACTGCGTATATCGTGGGTTTTGTTCGATCTTTGGGGGAATTTGGCGCCACTTTAATGATTGCAGGCAACATCCCAGGGAAAACACAGACGGTTTCAACTGCCATTTATTTGGCAATCGATACGGAAAACATGACGTTGGCCTGGTATTTGGTCGGCACAATGATCGTGTTCTCATTTCTCTTCTTGTTGATTGTCAACCGCAAAAGCAATGCAACCATTGGCTGA
- the modA gene encoding molybdate ABC transporter substrate-binding protein yields the protein MGKFRSLLAVAAVSLLGLQAVSGCGQTTTQKQQVSQDAKGNQGASGQAAQPQQELVVSAAASLKDSLDAISKQYEKEHPNTKIDFNFGASGDLEQQIEQGAPADLFFSAGIKEMNQLEKKQLISANQEKVLLSNQLVVITPAKNGAAIHSIADLERPDIQKVALGQPQTVPAGSYTKDALVHDQLWQHLQSKFVFGKDVRQVLSYVETGNVDAGFVYKTDAMTSKQVHIAFAVDPKSYKPIAYPVGIVKNSKQKEAAKSFYEFLQTPENKKIFETYGFTMEK from the coding sequence ATGGGAAAATTCAGGAGCTTATTGGCAGTTGCAGCAGTGTCATTGCTAGGCTTGCAAGCAGTGAGCGGTTGTGGACAGACAACTACACAAAAACAGCAAGTGTCACAAGATGCGAAAGGGAATCAAGGTGCATCCGGGCAAGCGGCGCAACCGCAACAAGAGCTGGTGGTATCGGCAGCCGCAAGCTTAAAAGATAGTTTGGATGCGATCAGCAAACAATATGAAAAGGAACACCCGAACACAAAGATTGATTTTAATTTTGGCGCTTCCGGCGATCTGGAACAGCAAATTGAACAAGGAGCTCCCGCCGATCTGTTTTTTTCAGCAGGAATAAAAGAAATGAATCAACTGGAAAAGAAACAATTGATCTCAGCCAATCAGGAAAAAGTCCTGCTCAGCAATCAGCTCGTCGTCATTACACCTGCAAAAAATGGAGCAGCCATTCATTCGATTGCTGACCTGGAGCGTCCGGATATACAAAAAGTGGCACTCGGCCAGCCGCAAACCGTGCCGGCAGGCAGCTATACAAAGGATGCATTGGTTCATGATCAGTTATGGCAACACCTGCAGTCGAAATTTGTATTTGGTAAAGACGTCCGGCAAGTGTTGTCATATGTGGAAACAGGCAATGTGGATGCGGGATTCGTTTATAAAACAGATGCGATGACATCCAAGCAAGTGCATATCGCGTTTGCGGTGGACCCGAAGAGTTATAAGCCAATTGCATATCCGGTCGGGATCGTTAAAAACAGCAAACAAAAAGAAGCGGCCAAGTCATTTTATGAATTTTTGCAAACGCCGGAAAATAAAAAGATTTTCGAAACATATGGATTTACCATGGAGAAATAG
- a CDS encoding helix-turn-helix transcriptional regulator — MPDQHSYTTEEIAKLLKVSKLTVYDLIKKGELPAYRVGRQMRVDAVDLDSYKEKTKKTGKVPYVHISESSAGTNPRQETLSPQQIVITGQDMSLDLFARYLEKTNRHYRPLRSYAGSLDSLIAMYKGEAHIVSTHLFDGDTGEYNLPYIRKILVGLPYIVIRLLARWIGFYVPIGNPKHIQVWEDLKRPDIQIVNRERGSGSRVFLDEQLRLHGISPQEVRGYFHEETNHVSVAGKVAGGFCDAGIGIEKIAQIVGVDFIPLMKERYDLVIVKSPETKAMIANVQQLVGSEEFRNELQAIRGYDIAETGQVIFET; from the coding sequence ATGCCGGACCAACATTCCTATACAACTGAAGAAATTGCAAAACTGTTAAAAGTGTCGAAGCTTACCGTATACGATTTGATCAAAAAAGGGGAATTGCCGGCGTATCGGGTTGGCAGACAAATGCGAGTCGATGCCGTTGACTTGGATTCGTATAAAGAAAAAACCAAAAAGACCGGTAAAGTGCCATACGTGCATATATCTGAATCCTCTGCCGGAACAAATCCCCGGCAGGAAACCCTTTCTCCCCAACAAATCGTTATCACAGGCCAGGATATGAGTCTCGATCTATTCGCCCGCTACTTGGAAAAAACAAACCGCCACTATCGGCCGTTGCGCTCCTATGCAGGAAGTCTGGACAGCTTGATTGCCATGTACAAAGGTGAAGCTCATATTGTCAGCACTCACCTGTTCGATGGGGATACCGGTGAATATAATCTCCCATATATCCGCAAAATCCTTGTCGGTCTCCCGTATATCGTCATCCGTCTGCTGGCCCGCTGGATCGGATTCTACGTTCCAATCGGAAATCCGAAACACATTCAGGTTTGGGAGGATTTAAAACGTCCGGATATTCAAATTGTCAACCGTGAACGCGGTTCAGGATCACGCGTGTTTTTGGACGAACAATTGCGCTTGCATGGCATTTCCCCACAAGAGGTCAGGGGATATTTTCACGAAGAAACCAATCATGTCAGTGTTGCAGGGAAAGTAGCCGGTGGATTTTGTGATGCAGGCATCGGCATTGAAAAAATAGCTCAGATCGTTGGGGTTGATTTTATTCCACTTATGAAAGAACGTTATGATTTGGTAATTGTAAAATCTCCGGAAACAAAAGCTATGATTGCAAACGTTCAACAATTGGTAGGTTCTGAAGAATTTCGAAATGAACTGCAGGCCATACGGGGGTATGATATCGCGGAAACAGGGCAGGTCATTTTTGAAACATGA
- a CDS encoding DMT family transporter — MNRWLYSALVVTTTALMGSSFAVGKIGLAYVSPFLLVGIRFTLAGLIMAIAVRGKGRPSQLTDWFRIAVIGIFQTAGVMGCIFLSLRTIPAGESSILTFINPLLVVVLATIFRGARYRWVQWGGVILGFAGVFITLGFHIHMHIGTILGLTGALSWAIATLLIKKWSGTFNVWVLTAYQMLIGGVVLLIAGLAFETPKLILNGTSVSIIVWLAIMASIVQFAIWFYLLQHGDPGKTSAFLFLAPFFGVLSGWAILGEKLAWSVLFGGIFIFVGIFLVNWPEPQRRKTGQTG; from the coding sequence ATGAATCGATGGTTATATAGCGCGCTTGTCGTTACAACAACAGCTCTCATGGGGTCATCGTTTGCAGTCGGGAAGATTGGGCTTGCATATGTATCTCCCTTTCTGCTTGTCGGCATACGATTTACGTTGGCTGGACTCATCATGGCGATCGCTGTGCGGGGGAAGGGCAGACCGTCTCAATTGACGGATTGGTTTCGGATTGCTGTCATTGGGATCTTTCAAACGGCTGGCGTCATGGGCTGTATCTTTCTCAGCCTGCGAACGATTCCGGCAGGAGAATCATCGATTTTGACATTTATAAATCCGCTTTTGGTCGTCGTACTTGCTACGATCTTCAGAGGGGCCAGATACCGATGGGTGCAGTGGGGTGGTGTCATCCTGGGGTTTGCAGGTGTCTTTATAACTCTTGGGTTTCATATCCATATGCACATCGGAACGATTCTTGGCCTGACAGGTGCATTATCTTGGGCGATTGCCACATTGCTCATCAAGAAATGGAGCGGAACATTCAATGTTTGGGTATTAACGGCATACCAAATGCTGATCGGCGGAGTTGTTTTGCTTATTGCCGGGTTGGCATTTGAAACTCCGAAGCTCATTCTCAACGGCACATCTGTATCCATTATTGTCTGGTTAGCCATCATGGCATCCATCGTCCAGTTTGCTATCTGGTTTTATCTTTTGCAACATGGCGATCCTGGAAAGACCAGCGCTTTTTTATTCTTGGCGCCTTTTTTCGGGGTTTTGTCGGGATGGGCCATTCTCGGCGAGAAACTTGCCTGGTCTGTGCTGTTTGGCGGCATATTCATTTTTGTCGGCATTTTTTTGGTCAATTGGCCGGAGCCGCAGAGAAGGAAGACGGGACAGACCGGGTGA
- a CDS encoding peptidylprolyl isomerase, with product MKPYIRVASSLLVAGLLGISFITGCGASTTPSGQTPAGNTAKTDSNSSNAAKNPNATTGQKTATDQQQKSWSKPPAMTIDVNKTYDAVIQTNLGSFTIELLPKEAPVTVNNFVFLANQHFYDNIKFHRIIKSFMIQTGDPKGDGTGGPGYTFKDELPPKERYQPGIVAMANAGPNTNGSQFFICTGPDSEGLNQTPNYTIFGKVIQGMDVVQKIASVPVGPSPTGKVSAPKVPVYMKSVKIETK from the coding sequence ATGAAACCTTACATTCGAGTCGCATCTTCATTGCTAGTGGCGGGACTTTTGGGCATTTCCTTTATCACCGGCTGCGGTGCTTCGACCACACCTTCCGGACAAACACCTGCCGGAAATACTGCGAAGACGGATTCCAATTCGTCAAATGCTGCGAAAAATCCCAACGCGACCACAGGCCAAAAAACTGCAACCGATCAGCAGCAAAAATCCTGGAGCAAACCGCCCGCGATGACGATTGATGTAAACAAGACGTACGACGCTGTGATTCAAACAAATCTGGGTTCTTTTACAATTGAGTTGTTGCCAAAAGAAGCTCCTGTTACCGTGAATAATTTTGTGTTCCTGGCAAACCAACACTTCTATGACAACATTAAATTTCATCGGATTATCAAAAGTTTTATGATTCAGACAGGCGACCCAAAAGGGGATGGAACTGGCGGACCCGGCTATACGTTTAAGGATGAACTGCCGCCAAAAGAACGATATCAGCCCGGTATTGTAGCAATGGCAAATGCAGGCCCCAACACGAATGGCAGTCAGTTTTTCATCTGTACAGGTCCTGATAGCGAAGGCTTGAATCAAACACCGAATTACACCATTTTCGGAAAAGTCATTCAAGGCATGGATGTTGTTCAAAAAATCGCCAGCGTTCCTGTTGGGCCAAGTCCCACAGGGAAAGTAAGCGCCCCAAAAGTGCCTGTGTATATGAAATCTGTCAAGATTGAAACAAAATAA
- a CDS encoding dTDP-4-dehydrorhamnose reductase family protein has product MRILVFGGGGMAGHVIRQYLAQQTEYEVWSTIRGQSTEHHLVALDVTDEVSVISVLKMLRPVVVINAVGLLNQYAEQNRTKAIYVNGLFPHILAQYGKHLGYRLIHISTDCVFSGNRGNYTEQDIADGTTVYAKTKWLGEIDDQQNLTIRTSIIGPELKLGGIGLFHWFMQQTGEIRGYRQVFWNGVTTLELAKAIEWALNHPIAGLAHLAAPEKLSKYALLNHLKDVFAIDDVFIHPFDGIQSDKSLVNTRQDFSYQVSPYTEMLADLKVWMKLQRSGSYPYKYV; this is encoded by the coding sequence TTGAGAATCCTTGTTTTTGGCGGAGGAGGAATGGCAGGACACGTCATTCGTCAATATTTGGCGCAACAAACCGAATATGAGGTGTGGAGTACGATTCGCGGGCAATCAACCGAACATCATTTGGTAGCATTGGATGTAACGGATGAAGTAAGTGTGATCAGTGTGCTAAAGATGCTGCGCCCCGTTGTGGTGATTAATGCAGTTGGCCTGCTGAATCAATACGCCGAACAAAACCGGACGAAGGCTATTTATGTGAATGGCTTGTTTCCGCATATACTTGCACAGTATGGAAAACATCTCGGATATCGGCTCATTCACATAAGCACAGATTGTGTTTTTTCAGGAAACCGGGGGAATTATACCGAACAGGACATTGCTGATGGTACGACAGTGTATGCAAAGACAAAATGGCTTGGGGAAATTGACGATCAACAGAATCTTACCATTCGGACATCGATTATTGGTCCTGAGTTAAAATTAGGCGGAATCGGGCTTTTTCACTGGTTTATGCAGCAGACGGGAGAGATTCGGGGCTATCGGCAAGTGTTTTGGAATGGAGTCACAACTTTAGAATTGGCCAAGGCGATTGAGTGGGCACTCAATCACCCGATTGCCGGACTGGCGCATCTTGCGGCACCGGAAAAACTGTCGAAATATGCTTTGTTGAATCATTTAAAAGATGTTTTTGCGATAGATGATGTGTTCATACATCCGTTTGACGGCATCCAATCCGATAAAAGTTTGGTAAACACGCGGCAGGATTTTTCCTATCAGGTTTCTCCGTATACCGAAATGCTGGCTGATTTAAAAGTTTGGATGAAATTGCAAAGAAGCGGCAGCTATCCTTACAAATATGTTTGA
- a CDS encoding polysaccharide biosynthesis protein, producing MFKNSTILITGGTGSWGQELTRQLLRYKPKEIRIFSRNEFSQVTMKRTFQEDGILKFTIGDIRDFHAVQEACRNVDYVFHLAALKHVPICEWQPQEAIKTNIAGTENIIRASIQQGVKKVIDVSTDKAADPINFYGMTKAIGEKLVIRANDWNTFTRFVCIRGGNVLGTNGSVVPFFKKQILEGQDVTITSREMTRFFLTIAEAIDLLLHAAQAAMGGETFVMKMNSCRILDLANILIGQFAAKSVQIREIGIRPGEKLHEVLVTRYETPNTYQFNEKYFVILPSHSAPELFAKYKDLKKVSFETYESNTNLMSGSEIEKLLRRGGVLH from the coding sequence ATGTTTAAAAATTCCACGATTCTGATCACTGGCGGTACCGGTTCTTGGGGGCAAGAGCTTACTCGCCAATTGCTTCGATATAAACCAAAAGAAATTCGCATTTTCTCCCGCAACGAATTCTCTCAAGTGACTATGAAGAGAACATTTCAGGAAGATGGGATTTTGAAGTTTACTATTGGCGATATACGAGATTTTCATGCCGTTCAAGAAGCGTGCCGAAATGTCGATTACGTCTTCCATCTGGCTGCTTTAAAACATGTTCCAATCTGTGAATGGCAACCGCAAGAAGCGATTAAGACAAATATTGCAGGTACGGAAAATATCATTCGGGCCAGCATTCAGCAAGGGGTAAAGAAGGTGATCGATGTTTCGACAGACAAAGCTGCCGACCCGATCAATTTTTACGGAATGACCAAAGCAATCGGGGAAAAATTGGTGATTCGGGCAAACGATTGGAATACTTTCACCCGTTTTGTGTGCATTCGAGGCGGAAATGTACTAGGGACAAATGGCAGTGTCGTCCCTTTTTTCAAGAAACAAATTTTGGAGGGGCAAGATGTCACGATAACTTCCAGGGAAATGACGCGGTTTTTCCTGACGATTGCAGAGGCGATTGACCTTCTATTGCATGCGGCACAAGCGGCAATGGGCGGAGAAACATTTGTTATGAAGATGAATTCCTGCCGGATTCTGGATTTGGCCAATATATTGATCGGCCAATTTGCTGCAAAATCTGTCCAAATCAGAGAGATTGGCATTCGGCCAGGCGAAAAGCTGCATGAAGTCCTTGTGACCAGGTATGAAACCCCGAACACGTATCAATTTAACGAGAAATATTTTGTGATCTTGCCCTCCCATTCAGCCCCTGAGCTTTTTGCCAAGTATAAGGATTTGAAGAAAGTTTCATTTGAAACGTATGAATCCAACACCAACCTGATGTCTGGCAGCGAAATCGAAAAACTATTGAGACGGGGCGGTGTGTTACATTGA
- the wecB gene encoding non-hydrolyzing UDP-N-acetylglucosamine 2-epimerase, which produces MKVMTILGTRPEIIRLSLIIRKLDCLSSRHILVHTGQNYDRYLNDVFFEQMDVRKPDYSIQNVGHTLGQQIGQMFVEVEKLLVKEKPERILVLGDTNSALCAVLGERMGIPVYHMEAGNRCYDSSVPEEINRKMIDSISSFNLPYTPGSKENLLREGIPPYRIWVSGNPIYEVLQHYQSPMDQSDILQKMKLERGKYILVTAHRAENVDNESRLRTIVDGLHAIAAEQQMPLICSVHPRTQARLEQYGITIRNPLIILSKPFGFFDFIHLQKYARCVVTDSGTVQEESCLLGIPAVTIRKSTERPETVICGSNIVSGLDARRMAECVKLMIHAGHSWTCPDGYRDPNVSTKVVNMILGGVSHV; this is translated from the coding sequence ATGAAAGTCATGACGATTCTGGGAACGCGCCCTGAAATCATTCGCTTGAGTCTAATTATTCGGAAATTGGATTGTCTGAGTTCCCGGCACATTCTTGTGCATACAGGGCAAAATTATGATCGATATCTGAATGATGTATTTTTTGAGCAAATGGATGTTCGCAAACCTGATTATAGCATTCAAAACGTTGGCCACACGCTTGGCCAACAAATCGGCCAAATGTTCGTTGAAGTGGAGAAACTGCTGGTAAAGGAAAAGCCGGAGCGGATTCTTGTCCTTGGTGATACCAATAGTGCCTTATGCGCCGTATTGGGTGAGAGAATGGGAATTCCAGTCTATCATATGGAAGCAGGGAACCGCTGTTATGATTCTTCTGTACCAGAGGAGATCAATCGAAAGATGATTGATTCCATCTCTTCGTTTAATTTGCCATACACACCGGGAAGCAAGGAAAATTTGTTGCGCGAAGGTATTCCGCCTTACCGAATCTGGGTGTCTGGAAATCCTATTTACGAAGTATTGCAGCATTATCAATCGCCAATGGATCAAAGCGATATTCTCCAGAAAATGAAATTGGAACGGGGAAAGTATATCCTGGTAACCGCTCACCGTGCAGAAAATGTAGACAATGAGTCAAGGCTTCGAACCATTGTCGACGGGCTGCATGCAATCGCCGCTGAACAGCAAATGCCGCTGATTTGCAGCGTTCATCCGCGCACGCAAGCACGCTTGGAGCAATACGGTATAACGATTCGTAATCCTCTCATCATATTGAGCAAACCCTTTGGTTTTTTCGATTTTATTCATCTGCAAAAATACGCTCGTTGTGTTGTAACAGATAGCGGAACAGTACAAGAAGAGAGCTGTTTGCTGGGAATTCCGGCTGTAACCATACGAAAAAGCACGGAAAGACCGGAGACGGTGATATGTGGCAGCAATATTGTTTCCGGGCTTGACGCACGGCGGATGGCAGAGTGTGTAAAATTAATGATTCATGCGGGACATTCATGGACTTGTCCGGATGGGTATCGAGACCCGAATGTATCGACAAAGGTTGTCAATATGATATTGGGAGGAGTCAGTCATGTTTAA
- a CDS encoding glycosyltransferase, which produces MICTETILPLPGIPHRTFQPKTDQEMVDLYRSADVFVSTSWMEGFGLPPLEAMVCGTPVVTTNSGGILDFCEHGHSAYIVPPKNPESIAEGIMQVLTDQALAQKLVRGGLHSASRLTQQNFETNIVQAIEDIYHARISK; this is translated from the coding sequence ATGATCTGCACGGAGACAATACTCCCGCTTCCGGGAATTCCACATCGAACGTTCCAGCCGAAAACAGATCAGGAAATGGTGGATCTTTATCGTTCTGCCGATGTGTTTGTTTCTACGTCCTGGATGGAAGGGTTCGGTTTGCCGCCTCTGGAAGCCATGGTTTGCGGAACACCTGTAGTAACGACAAATTCCGGCGGCATTTTGGATTTTTGTGAACATGGACATAGTGCGTATATTGTGCCGCCGAAAAATCCGGAATCAATCGCAGAAGGAATTATGCAAGTTTTAACAGACCAAGCGTTAGCCCAAAAACTTGTGCGCGGCGGGTTGCATTCTGCCAGCAGGCTTACACAGCAAAATTTTGAAACAAATATTGTGCAAGCAATCGAAGATATTTATCATGCCAGAATCTCAAAATAG
- a CDS encoding sugar phosphate nucleotidyltransferase: protein MIITGGKGTRLAPYTNALPKGLLPIGSQPILEIIVKQLRSYGFDRITMACGYLAPLIQSYFIDGKKWGVDIDYILENKPLGTAGPLKGLQNVTEPFLVMNCDVLTTLDFKKLWNFHCNKHGLLTIAAQKKSNILDYGVLETEGDIVIDIIEKPKVDAYINMGIYVMSPIVLDYIPEQTFFNIPELIRCLLDDQKKILHFSNNDFWLDIGRPSDYVRANKEYPKMIQLLLPGKQDAEINTMSQPAEPWGMSDQ from the coding sequence GTGATCATAACCGGTGGGAAAGGAACGAGATTGGCTCCCTATACAAACGCGCTGCCAAAAGGGCTCTTGCCGATTGGAAGTCAGCCGATTTTAGAAATCATCGTAAAACAACTTCGAAGCTATGGGTTTGACAGGATTACAATGGCATGCGGTTATTTGGCGCCATTGATTCAATCCTATTTTATAGATGGAAAAAAATGGGGAGTAGACATTGATTATATCTTGGAAAATAAACCATTGGGAACAGCAGGCCCGCTAAAAGGATTACAAAACGTAACAGAACCATTTTTGGTCATGAATTGTGACGTGCTGACAACATTAGATTTTAAAAAACTATGGAATTTTCATTGCAACAAACACGGTCTTTTAACGATTGCCGCACAGAAAAAAAGCAACATATTGGATTATGGAGTACTTGAAACAGAAGGAGACATTGTAATCGATATTATCGAAAAACCAAAGGTTGACGCGTATATCAACATGGGAATTTATGTTATGAGTCCGATTGTACTAGATTATATTCCGGAGCAAACGTTTTTCAATATTCCTGAATTGATTCGTTGTTTGCTTGACGATCAGAAAAAAATATTGCATTTCTCAAATAATGATTTTTGGCTGGATATCGGCCGCCCAAGTGATTATGTGCGAGCGAACAAAGAGTATCCCAAAATGATCCAATTACTGCTTCCGGGCAAACAAGACGCTGAAATCAACACGATGAGCCAACCTGCTGAACCATGGGGGATGTCCGATCAATGA